From the Ruania alkalisoli genome, one window contains:
- a CDS encoding nucleotide sugar dehydrogenase has product MKITVVALGKIGLPLAVQFASMGHDVVGVDVNQQIVDAVNAGSEPFPGEAELAERLAELVPAGRLRATSDYGDAVPGSDAVVVVVPLFVDDATWEPDFGWMDSATRSLAEHLTPGTLVSYETTLPVGTTRSRWKPMIEEISGLREGDDFHLVFSPERVLTGRVFADLRKYPKLIGGLSEAGAERAREFYEAVLTFDDRPDLDRANGVWDLGSAEAAEMAKLAETTYRDVNIALANEFGRFAAANGIDVHQVIDASNSQPYSHIHRPGIAVGGHCIPVYPRLYLWTDPEATVVRTARQANMQMPSYTVGLAAGALGGLEGKRVVVLGASYRGGVKETAFSGVFPTVEALREAGAEVLVHDPMYADEELAGYGFTPYHLGESVDAAIVQADHRDYANLSPQDLPGLQVIVDGRRITSSHTWSGVQHLTVGVGAPN; this is encoded by the coding sequence GTGAAGATCACAGTGGTGGCGCTCGGCAAGATTGGCCTCCCTCTGGCCGTGCAGTTCGCGAGCATGGGTCACGACGTCGTCGGGGTAGACGTCAACCAGCAGATCGTCGACGCGGTCAACGCGGGCTCTGAACCGTTCCCGGGTGAGGCGGAGCTCGCTGAGCGGCTGGCCGAACTGGTCCCGGCGGGCAGGCTTCGCGCCACGAGCGATTACGGCGATGCGGTTCCCGGTAGCGATGCCGTGGTGGTGGTGGTTCCGTTGTTCGTCGATGACGCCACCTGGGAACCGGACTTCGGTTGGATGGATTCGGCGACTCGCTCTCTCGCCGAGCATCTCACCCCGGGCACGCTGGTCTCCTACGAGACCACGCTGCCCGTGGGGACCACCCGCAGCCGCTGGAAGCCGATGATCGAGGAGATCTCCGGACTGCGAGAGGGGGATGACTTCCACCTGGTGTTCTCCCCGGAACGCGTGCTCACTGGTCGCGTGTTCGCGGATCTGCGCAAGTACCCCAAGCTGATCGGTGGTCTCTCCGAGGCGGGCGCTGAGCGGGCCCGGGAGTTCTACGAGGCCGTGCTCACTTTCGACGACCGGCCGGACCTTGACCGTGCGAACGGCGTCTGGGATCTGGGAAGCGCCGAGGCCGCGGAAATGGCCAAGCTCGCCGAGACCACCTACCGGGACGTCAATATCGCCTTGGCGAACGAGTTCGGCCGTTTCGCCGCCGCGAACGGGATCGATGTGCACCAGGTGATCGATGCCTCGAACTCCCAGCCCTACTCCCATATCCACCGGCCGGGCATCGCGGTGGGCGGTCACTGCATCCCGGTCTATCCGCGCTTGTACCTGTGGACCGACCCCGAGGCCACGGTGGTGCGCACCGCACGGCAGGCGAATATGCAGATGCCCTCCTACACGGTCGGTCTCGCCGCCGGTGCCCTGGGTGGTCTCGAGGGGAAGCGGGTCGTCGTGCTCGGTGCGTCTTACCGGGGTGGGGTGAAGGAGACCGCGTTTTCCGGGGTGTTCCCCACGGTGGAGGCCTTGCGTGAGGCGGGTGCCGAGGTGCTCGTGCACGACCCGATGTACGCCGACGAAGAGTTGGCCGGGTACGGTTTCACGCCCTACCACCTGGGCGAGTCCGTTGATGCGGCGATCGTGCAGGCAGACCACCGCGACTACGCCAACCTGAGCCCGCAAGACCTTCCTGGTCTGCAGGTGATCGTGGACGGACGCCGCATCACCAGCAGTCACACCTGGTCCGGTGTCCAGCACCTCACCGTCGGAGTCGGCGCACCGAACTGA
- a CDS encoding glycosyltransferase family 2 protein, with amino-acid sequence MPLVSVIMPVYDAIETVEASIRSVQDQSHTDWELLITDDASTDGSWELVQQLAAEDARIKPARAEVSGGAARARNAAIDRAQGSYVAFLDADDQWLPGKLDRQLAFAAGSDAPLTFTAYYKVAADFDGAARDFDPTDRVVHAPAQVDYRTMLQQNHIGCLTAMYDVRQLGLRRMPDLRKRQDYGLWLSILRDAGHARGLDEPLALYREAHPGSLSGGNRLRLVRYNWQLYREVEGLSVPRSVWALGQVTVRSTLKRHV; translated from the coding sequence ATGCCACTGGTCTCGGTGATCATGCCGGTCTACGACGCGATCGAAACCGTCGAGGCATCGATCCGGTCCGTACAAGACCAGTCTCACACCGACTGGGAGTTGCTGATCACCGACGATGCCTCCACCGATGGCAGCTGGGAGTTGGTGCAGCAGCTCGCGGCCGAGGACGCGCGGATCAAGCCGGCGCGGGCGGAGGTCTCCGGTGGCGCCGCACGGGCGCGGAACGCGGCGATCGACCGGGCGCAGGGCTCCTACGTGGCCTTCCTCGATGCCGACGACCAGTGGCTACCGGGCAAGCTGGACCGGCAGCTCGCCTTCGCAGCCGGCAGCGATGCGCCGCTCACGTTCACCGCCTACTACAAGGTGGCGGCGGACTTCGACGGCGCCGCCCGGGACTTCGACCCCACCGACCGGGTGGTGCACGCACCGGCGCAGGTGGACTACCGAACGATGCTGCAGCAGAACCACATCGGGTGCCTGACGGCGATGTACGACGTGCGGCAGCTCGGCCTACGGCGGATGCCGGATCTACGCAAGCGCCAGGACTACGGCCTGTGGCTGTCGATCCTGCGCGATGCTGGCCACGCCCGCGGGTTGGACGAGCCGCTCGCGCTCTACCGCGAGGCACACCCAGGCTCACTCTCTGGCGGGAACCGCCTGCGGCTGGTGCGCTACAACTGGCAGCTCTATCGCGAGGTGGAGGGCCTGTCGGTGCCTCGGTCGGTGTGGGCCCTCGGTCAGGTGACCGTGCGGTCGACGCTGAAGCGTCACGTGTGA
- the wecB gene encoding non-hydrolyzing UDP-N-acetylglucosamine 2-epimerase produces the protein MKVVSVVGARPQFVKLAPIAEAFGQGPDEHVIVHTGQHYDARMSDVFFADLEIPAPDVHLGVGSGSHGRQTGSMLSAMDEVLEEHRPDWVLVYGDTNSTIAGALSAVKLHIPVAHLEAGLRSFNRAMPEEHNRVLTDHAADLLLAPTEVAMGHLRDEGLATRSVLVGDVMTDVCYRVRDAVKDQSPYLPDPLVPGEYVVATVHRAENTDDPARLAAIVEALAATASPVLLLAHPRLRARCQEYGIRVDGHPGLHVTQPLPYPEMVRAIIHSAGVVTDSGGLQKEAFLLGKPCTTLRTETEWVETLTNEWNVLLPGLDGLSKLADRPAPTSAQGAPYGKGEAAAAVLEALGANQS, from the coding sequence ATGAAGGTCGTCAGTGTGGTCGGAGCCCGTCCGCAGTTCGTCAAACTCGCACCGATCGCGGAGGCCTTCGGCCAGGGCCCTGATGAGCACGTGATTGTCCACACTGGCCAGCACTATGACGCGCGCATGTCGGATGTGTTCTTCGCCGATCTTGAGATTCCCGCGCCGGACGTCCACCTGGGAGTGGGGTCGGGCAGTCACGGGCGTCAGACCGGGTCGATGCTCAGTGCGATGGACGAGGTCCTCGAGGAGCACCGTCCCGACTGGGTACTGGTGTACGGCGACACGAACTCGACCATCGCCGGAGCACTCTCGGCGGTCAAGCTTCACATTCCGGTGGCACACCTCGAAGCGGGGCTGCGGTCGTTCAACCGGGCCATGCCGGAGGAGCACAACCGCGTACTCACCGACCACGCCGCAGACCTGCTGCTCGCCCCCACAGAGGTGGCGATGGGGCATCTGCGGGACGAAGGACTGGCCACGCGAAGCGTGCTCGTCGGTGACGTCATGACCGACGTCTGCTACCGCGTCCGGGACGCAGTCAAGGACCAGTCGCCATACCTTCCGGATCCGCTTGTGCCGGGCGAGTACGTCGTCGCGACGGTTCACCGTGCGGAGAACACCGACGATCCTGCTCGTCTCGCCGCGATTGTCGAGGCACTGGCAGCAACGGCATCACCTGTGCTGCTGCTGGCCCATCCCCGATTACGTGCGCGATGCCAGGAGTACGGCATCCGCGTCGACGGACACCCAGGCCTGCATGTCACCCAACCCCTCCCCTACCCGGAGATGGTGCGGGCGATCATTCACAGCGCCGGCGTTGTCACCGACTCCGGAGGCCTGCAGAAGGAAGCGTTCCTGCTAGGCAAGCCGTGCACCACGCTGCGCACCGAGACTGAGTGGGTCGAAACCCTCACCAACGAGTGGAACGTACTGCTCCCCGGCCTGGACGGCCTCTCCAAGCTTGCCGACCGGCCCGCGCCAACCAGTGCGCAGGGAGCGCCTTACGGCAAGGGCGAGGCGGCGGCTGCGGTTCTAGAGGCGCTGGGTGCCAACCAGAGCTAG
- a CDS encoding amidohydrolase, with product MTSNAPSVLAITGGHVVPVTGPAIDNGTVVVTDGVISAVGGSETPVPAGARVIDATGSWVLPGFVEAHAHLGVHEDGEGWSGNDTNEMTDPNGARFRAIDGIDIEEIGFRDALHGGVTTAVVKPGSGNPIGGRTVAIKTWGGRTVDEQVLAADVSVKSALGENPKRVYGEKKTTPSTRLGVAAVLREAFVAARNYAADRDAAAAEGKPFSRDLTKETLADVLEGTLAWDQHCHRHDDIATAIRIAEEFGYRLVINHGTEGHKIADVLAEKQIPVIYGPMFTSRVKVEVRERDIANLVALDRAGVQVAITTDHPVVPINFLVHQATFAVKEGLPRETALAALTRNPATILGLDDRVGALEAGRDGDVVLWSGDPLDLDSRVEQVIIGGTPVLVPGEDGPRVVERGECFRG from the coding sequence ATGACGAGCAACGCACCCTCAGTCCTCGCTATCACCGGCGGCCACGTCGTCCCGGTGACCGGCCCCGCCATCGACAACGGCACTGTCGTCGTCACCGACGGGGTGATCTCCGCCGTTGGTGGGTCCGAGACGCCGGTACCCGCTGGTGCGCGCGTCATCGACGCCACCGGCTCCTGGGTGCTGCCCGGATTCGTCGAGGCACACGCCCACCTTGGCGTGCACGAAGACGGCGAGGGGTGGTCGGGTAACGACACCAACGAGATGACCGACCCCAACGGCGCGCGGTTCCGCGCCATCGACGGCATCGACATCGAAGAGATCGGGTTCCGGGACGCCCTGCACGGAGGAGTGACCACTGCGGTGGTCAAGCCCGGCTCCGGAAATCCCATCGGCGGGCGTACGGTCGCCATCAAGACATGGGGCGGCCGCACGGTCGACGAGCAGGTGCTCGCCGCGGACGTTTCCGTGAAGTCAGCCCTCGGGGAGAACCCCAAGCGGGTCTACGGAGAGAAGAAGACCACACCCTCCACCCGGCTCGGCGTCGCCGCAGTGCTGCGGGAGGCGTTCGTGGCTGCCCGCAACTACGCCGCCGATCGAGACGCAGCAGCCGCGGAAGGAAAGCCGTTCTCCCGGGACCTGACGAAGGAGACCCTCGCCGATGTGCTCGAGGGCACGCTCGCCTGGGACCAGCACTGTCACCGGCACGATGACATCGCCACCGCCATTCGCATCGCCGAGGAGTTCGGCTACCGGCTCGTGATCAACCACGGAACCGAAGGGCACAAGATTGCCGACGTGCTCGCGGAGAAACAGATCCCGGTGATCTACGGGCCGATGTTCACCTCCCGGGTCAAGGTGGAGGTGCGCGAGCGTGACATCGCCAACCTTGTGGCCCTCGACCGGGCCGGGGTGCAGGTGGCGATCACCACCGACCACCCCGTGGTCCCGATCAACTTCCTGGTGCACCAGGCCACCTTCGCTGTGAAGGAGGGCCTCCCACGGGAGACCGCACTGGCCGCGCTCACCCGCAACCCGGCCACCATCCTCGGCCTCGACGATCGAGTCGGAGCGCTCGAGGCCGGCCGCGACGGCGACGTCGTGCTCTGGTCAGGCGACCCGCTCGACCTCGACTCGCGCGTGGAGCAGGTCATCATCGGCGGCACCCCGGTGCTCGTGCCTGGAGAGGACGGGCCCCGAGTGGTGGAGCGGGGCGAGTGCTTCCGGGGCTAG